In Trifolium pratense cultivar HEN17-A07 linkage group LG7, ARS_RC_1.1, whole genome shotgun sequence, a genomic segment contains:
- the LOC123899155 gene encoding dnaJ homolog subfamily B member 13-like codes for MGVDYYKLLQVDRNAKDDDLKKAYRKLAMKWHPDKNPNNKKEAEAKFKQISEAYDVLSDSQKRAVYDQYGEDGLKGQMPPPPEASASGGGSTYYTHADYPHRFSPRNPDDIFAEFFGVSSPFSGMMGGMGRGGGGGMGGRFPNDQFAEGIFRSFRDGGGSGGSVNQGPPPPPRKAPPIENKLHCTLEDIYKGTTKKMKITREVFDANGKTMNLDEILTINIKPGWKKGTKITFPEKGNEHPNTIPADIVFIVEEKPHSVFTREGNDLIVTQKITLAEALTGCTVNLTTLDGRNLTVVINNVAHPEYEEIVPREGMPLPKDPTKKGNLRIKFDIKFPTRLTAEQKAGMKKLLAA; via the exons ATGGGTGTTGACTATTACAAGCTTTTACAGGTTGATAGGAACGCTAAAGATGATGACTTGAAGAAAGCTTACAGAAAACTTGCCATGAAATGGCATCCAGATAAAAACCCTAATAACAAGAAAGAAGCTGAAGCCAAATTCAAGCAAATCTCAGAAGCTTATGAT GTTTTGAGTGATTCTCAGAAGAGAGCTGTTTATGATCAATATGGTGAAGATGGGTTAAAGGGTCAAATGCCACCACCACCTGAAGCTTCTGCTAGTGGTGGTGGAAGTACTTACTATACTCATGCTGATTATCCGCATCGGTTCAGTCCTCGGAATCCTGATGATATTTTTGCTGAGTTTTTTGGTGTTTCAAGTCCCTTTAGTGGTATGATGGGAGGAATGGGaagaggtggtggtggtggaatgGGAGGAAGGTTTCCTAATGACCAGTTTGCTGAGGGAATATTTAGATCCTTTAGGGATGGAGGAGGAAGTGGAGGCTCTGTGAATCAAGGTCCTCCTCCCCCTCCTCGTAAGGCGCCTCCTATTGAGAACAAATTGCATTGCACTCTTGAGGATATATATAAAGGGACTACTAAGAAGATGAAGATCACCAGAGAAGTTTTTGATGCTAATGG CAAAACCATGAATTTGGATGAGATCTTGACGATTAATATCAAACCTGGCTGGAAGAAGGGTACAAAGATCACCTTTCCCGAGAAGGGAAACGAACATCCTAATACTATACCTGCAGACATTGTTTTCATTGTCGAGGAAAAGCCACACAGTGTCTTCACTCGTGAAGGAAATGATCTGATTGTTACTCAGAAGATCACCCTTGCAGAAGCCTTAACTGGTTGTACAGTGAATCTCACTACCCTTGATGGTAGAAACTTGACTGTAGTGATCAACAATGTTGCTCATCCTGAGTATGAGGAGATTGTTCCAAGAGAAGGAATGCCGCTCCCAAAGGAtccaacaaagaagggaaactTGAGGATAAAGTTTGACATCAAATTCCCAACTCGGCTCACTGCAGAACAGAAGGCGGGAATGAAGAAACTCTTGGCTGCATAA
- the LOC123898334 gene encoding signaling peptide TAXIMIN 2-like, with the protein MEDEGCECKPLGFLLGLPFALLALILSLVGAVIWIFGSILSCLCPCCICCTGLANLAVGLVKLPVRVLKWFTRQIPC; encoded by the exons ATGGAAGATGAAGGTTGTGAATGCAAGCCATTGGGTTTCTTGCTTGGATTACCTTTTGCTCTTTTGGCTTTGATTTTATCTCTTGTTGGTGCAGTTATCTGGATTTTTGG GTCTATATTGAGTTGTTTGTGCCCATGTTGCATTTGCTGCACTGGATTGGCAAATTTGGCTGTGGGTCTTGTGAAGCTTCCAGTTCGGGTTCTTAAATGGTTCACTCGCCAAATTCCTTGCTAG